The following is a genomic window from Syntrophaceae bacterium.
ATGTCGCCCATCCCGAGGATCCGGGAGGCCATCCGCTCGGGGTGGAAGACCTCCAGCGCGTCCGTCTTCTCGCCCACGCCGACGAACTTGATCGGCTTGCCCGTCACGGCCCGCAGGGAGAGCGCCGCGCCGCCGCGGGCATCGCCGTCCATCTTGGTCAGGATCACGCCGTCGATGGCCAGCGCCTCGTTGAATTTCTGCGCGACCCCGACGGCATCCTGTCCCGTCATGGCATCGGCCACCAGCAGGATCTCCGACGGGTTGATCTCGGCCTTGATCCGCCTGAGCTCGTCCATCATGGCCTGGTCGATGTGCAGACGCCCCGCCGTGTCCAGGATCAGGATGTCGTAACCCTGGCTCTCCGCTTCCGCCATCGCCCTCCGGGCGATCTCGACAGGGTCCCGCGTGCCGGCGGGCTGCAGCACACCCGCCCCCAGGGACTCGCCGAGAACGCGCAGCTGATCGATGGCGGCCGGCCGGTAGACGTCGGTGGACACCAGCGCCGTCCGGCGCCCCTGCCCCATGGTGAGCCGGGCGAGCTTGGCCGCCGTCGTCGTCTTGCCGCAGCCCTGGAGCCCCACCAGCATCACCGGGTTCGGGAACCGGTCGGCGAGCTTGAGCCACTGGCTCCCCGCGCCGCCCATGAGCTCCACGAGGCGGTCGTGCACGATCTTGACCACCTGCTGTCCCGGCGTGAGGCTCTCGAGGACTTCCTGCCCGACGGCCCTTGCGCGGACATCCTCGACGAAATCCTTGACGACGCGGAAGTTCACGTCGGCCTCGAGCAGGGCCATCCGGATCTCCTTCAGGGATTCCCGGATGTTCTCCTCGTCGAGCCTGCCGCGGCTCTTCAGCTTCCTGAAAATGCCGTCGAGTTTTTCCGTGAGGTTTTCGAACATGGTATGAGCCTGTCTCGTTCTGTCTGTGTCGTGAAAGGGTTTTGCAGCGCGCCGTCAATGCGCCTTTGTCGCAGCCTGCCGTTGCTTGCCGGCAGGGAGGTTGAGGGGCATGACCGTGCCCCCTTGCGGGATGCGCCCACGGCCGCCAGCCTCTAGCTGCCCGCGGGCAGGATCATGCACTGCAGCCCCTTCACCCTTGCCTGCAGGCCGTCGACCACCTTCTGGGCCTGCTCCCTCGTCTCAAACCCCTTGAGCTTGACCCGGTACCAGCGGCCGCGGTCACTCAGCTCGGCCGAGTCGATGTACGGGGCGTAACCCAGGGTGTTGAGCCGGTCTCGAAGCTCTTCGGCTTTCTTTTTCTCCTGCAGGGACGCCACCTGGATGACGAACTTGCCCGCCGGGGCCGCTGTCTGCTCTTTGGCGGGGGCGGCCTCCCGCTCCTCCTTCCTGACCTTGGGCTGCGCCGCCTCACCCGCGCCGGGCCCCTTGCCCTTCGTCAGCGTGTCGAAAAACGTGAGCTTGAAATCGCCCTTCTCTGCGGGCCCGGCCTTTTTGCCTTCTTCGGGGGTGCCTTTCTCGGCCGCGCCGCCCTCCCCGGAAGCCGACCGGGCGATCTTCTGCCGCAGGATCTCGGGGATGCCCTTGGCAACCTGCTCGGGGTTTCCCTCCATGCTGACGCCGACCATGATCCCCATCAGGAAAGCCAGGGAGATCAGGAAGGCGATGCCGATGACGAAGAGCATCAGACCCAGCTTACCCAGCCGGAATTCGAACTCTTTCATCCGTTGCGGCCGCATGTCATGGCCTCCGGGGCTCACATCTTCTCCGGCGCGCTGACGCCGAGGACGCCCAGGGCGTTGCGCAGGACCTGCCCGATCGCATGAACGAGAAAGAGCCTCGCGCGGCTCAGTTCCGCATCATCGGTGATGACCCGGTTCTTGTTGTAGTAGCTGTGAAAGATCCCCGCCAGCTCGTTCAGGAAAAACGTCACCCGGTGCGGCTCGAGTGCCTTGGCGGCCCCCTCGATGACCTCGGGGTACCGGCTGATCGACTTGATGAGCTGCATCTCCTCGGGCAGTTGGAGGCGGTGCAGCGCCGCGTTCTCGCCCGCCGGCACCTCCATCCCCCGCTCGGCGGCCATCCGGACGATGCTCGAGATGCGGGCATGGGCATACTGGACGTAGTACACCGGGTTCTCGTTGGACTGCCTCTTGGCCACTTCCAGATCGAAATCGAGCTGGCTGTCGGAGCGTCGCATCAGGAAATTGTACCGGGCGGCGTCCTTGCCGACCTCGTCGATCACCTGCCTCAGCGTCACGTACTCGCCCGCCCGGGTGGACATGGCCACGGGCTTCCCGTCGCGCAGCAGGCTCACGAGCTGCACGAGGACGATCCGCAGGGCGTCCTTGTTGCCGCCCAGGGCCTCGATGCTGGCCTTGAGCCTCGGGATGTAGCCGTGATGATCGGCGCCCCACACGTCGATGACCGTGTCGAACCCGCGGTCGAACTTGTTCTTGTGATAGGCGATGTCCGCCGCGAAATAGGTGGGCGTCCCCGTGTCGCGGATGACGACCCGGTCCTTCTCGTCGCCGAAGGCCGTCGAGCGGAACCACAGCGTGTCGCCCTCCCTGTAGACATGGCCCTTCTCCCGGAGCTGCTCCAGGATCCTCATGACGCCGTCGTTCTCGTAGAGCGTGCCCTCGCTGAAGTAGCAGTCGAACAGGACGCCGAAGGCCGCCAGGTCGTCCTTGATCCCCTGCATGATGGAGCCGGCGGCGTAGGAGGTAAAAAACGGCAGGACCTCGTCCTCGGGCCTTGCCGCGTACCGGTCCCCGTCACGGGCGAGGATCTCGCGGGCAAGCCCGGCGATGTAATCGCCCTGGTAGTGATCCGGCGGGAAATCGATCGCCTCGCCGAGAGCCTCCCGGTAGCGCAGGTACACCGAGCGGCCGAGGGTCCGCATCTGGTTGCCCACGTCGTTGATGTAGTACTCCTTGACGACATCGTGGCCGCTCGCCTTGAGGATGTTCGCGATGACGTCGCCCGTCACGGCCCCCCGCGCATGCCCGATGTGCAGGGGCCCCGTGGGGTTTGCGCTCACGAACTCGACCTGGACCTTCCGCCCAGCCCCGATGTCGAGCGTGCCGAAGCGGTCCCCTAGGCGCTCTATGTCCAGCAGCCGGCCGCGCCAGCACTCCTCCCGGATGAAGAAGTTGATGAACCCGGGGCCCGCGATCTCCACCTTGCTCAGCAGCCCCCCGTCATCCTTGAGTTTCGAGACGATCGCCTGGGCGATCGTGCGGGGGTTCTTCCGGGCCTGGGAGGCGATCACCATGGCCACGTTCGAGGCATAGTCCCCGTGCGACTCGTCCCGCGTCACCTCCAGTTCGATGAAGGGGAGGCTCTGCACCTCGAAGAGCCCCTCGGAGCGGCACTGGGCCGTCGATTCTTCCAGAAGCTTGATGATGCGTTCCTTCATGTCTGCAGCAAACCCTTGATGACTATAATAAAAAAAAGGCCCGGCGGCCAATTCTTTTATCACCGTTTCCCCGCGCGGGGGAACTGTTCTCTTCTGTCGGAAACCGCGGCCACACTAGCCGCTCGAGGGCGTAATGTCAAGTGATTTTCGAGGGAATGAGGCGGCGCGCGCAAACGACATCTCCGCTCTTCTCACCCTCGCACGTTCCCACCTTCTCACCTTCTTGTTACCGGTACCCCTCCGCGACCACCGGACCGAACCCCAGCCCCACGTCGACGGTCACGCTCGTCCGGTAATCTTCGCTCCGGCCCGTGACCGTCGTGTCGTACCGCACGAGCACCCAGGGGGTCGAAGCCATGTCGAACCCTGCAGGCCCGCTGATCTGCATGGGGCCGGCGGCCGGGGGCACGGGCTGCGTGATGCTCACGCGGCCGCGGGGCTCCAGCCCCGCCGCCAGCTCCGTCAGGGGACGGTCCGCCCTCACCGAGGCGCCGGGGTTTGCGGGGTCGAAATGGAGCACGAGCCAGTGGCTTGCCGCCTCGGCGGCGCTCATCGCCTTCTTTTCGCCGACGATCCTCGTACTGATCCGCAGGTCCTGGGTCGAGAGGTTCAGGGCGATGATCCCCGCGGCCAGGAGCATGAGATTCGCCAGGATCGCCGCGATCAGGGCAAAGCCGCTTTCCCTCGTGATCGGCATGGTTTCTTCTCCCTCTTCAGAATCGGACCCCGTGGTTCTTCGGCACCACGCTTGTCGAAAAGGCCATGCGCCGCGGCTGGCCCGTCCGTGGATCGGCTTCGGCCGACTCCACGATCAGGGCGATCTCGATGCGCCGGATCCGCGGGACCCCGTCAGGCAGGTTGACGACCTCGGCGCCCGTGCCGTCGTAGTAGCGAAACAGGGGCACCGCGCCGTTGACCACCCGCAGGGTCCGTACGGCTGCATTCGAGGGGATGGGCCCCAGGAAGGGCTGCGCCCCTGAAGACGTCCGCCTCCCTGCCGAGCAGCGGATCGTCTCGCGGGTGACCCTCGCCGTATTCTCGTCGTAGGCGTAGCGGATGATCTCGCTGGGCGAGCTTCCGCAGAGCCCGTCTGCGTCCAGGTCCGTCTCGATCGTGATGGACGAGGCCGTGGCCTCCTGGATGCCCCGCCGGTCCTGATCCTTCGCCGGCTCGCAGCTGTCCGGGTCAACCCAGAGGCCCGCCGCATACAGGGGATTATAGGAAACCATCCGGAGCTCGGCGCCCATGACCTCCAGCGCGATCCGTGCGTCCTGGCCCGTGGAGACCCTGCGCTCGATCCCCGCGGCGGAGCGCTGTCCCGCCATCACCGCGGACAGGACCGCCGCCAGGATCACGAGCCCCACGGCCGCGGCCATGACGAGCTCCACGAGCGTAAACCCTCCGGGGGTCCTCCTTCGGCCGGTTTTCATCCTGTCCCCTCCCCGGTTGTCTTCCCCCCTTACACTCTTAATCTCTTCCCTTCTCACCTTCTCACCCTCTATCGGATGCGCGCATCACGCCATTGCAGGAGGTGCGTCCGGCTCTCTGGCCACTTCGGCGCGGGGACCCCTTTCCACGGCGCCGCCGACACGCCGGCGCCGCCGCTCACCCACCCGAACATGGCGCCCTTCCCCGCCTCCGGCCCTTCGGAGATGAGCGGGCCGGAGGGAATCCCCCTGCCCAACGCCGCGCTCCTCTCCCCTCCCGCGAAGGCCCCGGCCCCGTCGAGGTAGGAGACGCCGTAGAGACGGGCATGACCCGTCTGCTCGCAGGGATCGCCCGCCCCGCTCTCCGGCGTGTAGGTCGTGAAATACGCCACCCCGCCGAACACGGTCGGGGTGGCCAGGAGCTTCTCCCCCCTGCCGCCGAAGAGGATGTACCACCCGTCCCTGGTGTCCGCCGCGGTGAATCTCTGCGCCGCGCCGCTGATGTTCTGCAGGTCGGCCCGTGTCCGCGGCTCGGGGGCCCCGCGGTCCCGCACGCCGAAAAACCCGTCCCGTGACTCCCCCACGGCCAGGGGCTCGAGCCTGTCGCCGGTACCCCAGTAGACCCAGAGATTCCCCCCGGCATCCCTCGCCACGGCAGGGGCAAAGTAGACCGGGCCGGTCAGGCCGTCCCCCCGGAAGAACAGGGACCCTTTCCAGTCGGCCGTGGTGCAGGCATCCCCGTCGGAGGCCCTGCAGAACGTGAAGCGCCAGATGTTGCCCCCCAGGTCCCCGATGTAGGCCCTGTCGGCAAACCCGTCCATGTCCGAATCGACCACGGCCGCCGTTGCCGGAAGAGGGTCCGTCATGAGACTGCCCCCGGGGGATTGCCGGTTGAAGCTCCAGAGGATGTTTCCCGTGACGGCGTCGACGGCGAAAAATCCCTTCCCCCGGGCCTCGCAGTCGGCCGCGCCGCTGCACGGGGAGAGGCGATGCCCCCCGCCGATGAAGCCGACCCACTTCTCGTGGGGCCCGATACGGACCCTGCGGATCACCATGCGGCTCCAGGGGTCGCCCAGGTAGGGCGCCTGGGAGGGGGTGGGACGGATCCGCCAGGCGGCCTTCGGGTTGAGCGTGTCGGTGATGTCAAGGGCATGATAGCCGCAGTAGGCGGGTGACCCACCGCCCGGGAGGTAGTGGCCGCTGAAGCCCGAATCGCAGGACGCCGAGGCGCTCCAGAGTGTCCTCTCGCCCCCGCGTCCCAGCCCGACCACCAGCATCGTTTTCCAGTCTCCCGGCGATTTCACCCGCCCGTCGCCGGCCCCCGTCCAGACGTCCGCCACGGTGATCGGCCCGTCGACGTAGAACCGGTGCGCCAAGGCTGTCGGGTGCTCCCGGTGGGCGAGATCCTTGAGCCTCGGCAGGATATTCGGGGGGATGAAGCTCCAGGCCTCGGAGAGGTCCGAGGTCCGAAAGGCGTGCAGCTGCCCGTCGTTGGCGCCGGCCACGATCACCCGTTTCCCGTTGGCCGACGTGCGCCGGTTGGCGGCGCGGTAAGGCTCGAAGGACCTTCCCCTGTCCCTGGGGTCGGCAAAATACGCCGGGGGCGTGCTCACCGTGACGGGGTTCGAGTGAAAGATGTCGCCCAGCTTCCAGACGTTCCCCCGATGGTCCTTCTCCGGGTTGAACGCCGGCTCGCCGCGGATGTAGCCGATCACTTCGTCGCGCCGCTGCTCGTCGCCCACCCCGAGATCCGCCGCCGAGAGATGCGCCGCGTCAAACGGGACAAGGGTGCCGCCCTTTAGCGTCAGGATCCTCCGGTCGGCCGCCGCTGTCGTCAGCAGAACGGCCGCAGCGTCTGCCGTCACGCCGCCCACGGACTCGTCCGACAGGACCGCGTATTTCCGCAGCGAGCCGCGCCAGAAGGGGTCGGCGGGCGCAGGCTGGAAGGAAGCCGCGAACAGATGGTTCTCCTCCGCTGTCCGCGCCGTGGCCACCGAGGGGGCGGCAAAGGCATAGACGGCGTCGCGGATCGCGGTGAGGGCCGTCCGCAGGGCAGCCTCGAGCTCCGTCGAATTCGCGGAGAGGAAGGCGTAGCCGTCGAGCTCCAGCGCCCCGGGGTCGTTGGACGTCGCAAAGCACCGCCCGCCCGCTTCGCTGCAGGAGCCCGTCGTCGGTGACTCGGCGCAGGGGGCGGCCGTGATGGCGCCGATGTCCAGGCTCGACGGGCTGCCCCTCCGGGCGGCGAAGGGATTCTCCGTCCCGCCGTAATAGGCCATCCAGTTGAGCGTGCTCTTGAGGTGATCCGGCATGTTCCCGCCCATGCCGATCACGAAGACCCTGTATCCCCCGTCGCGCAGGGCCTTGATCTTGGCCACGGAGGCGCGCCTGCGCTTGTACTGGTCCCGCTGGTCTTCGGAGCCGTTTCCTCCGCAGTGCAGCGTGTCCTCCCCGTCGGTGAGGAGAAGGACGAACTTGGGCCGGCAGTTTCGATACGCGTCGGCCCTCCTGTGGCCGTCCAGGTAGGGTTTCACGGCCTCCATGCATTCCGCCAGGCCCGTGCCGCCCCCGACGCGCTGCCTTTCCATCGACCGGTCGGTCCAGAACAGGACGGTGTCCTCTCCCGCGTAGGCCGAGTCGATGCCCGCACAGCCTGCGCGCCCGCACCAGATCGAGGCGTAGGGCTGCCCGAGGTCCCGGTGCCGGCGGTTGCCGTTGCTGAACCGCCAGAAACCGAGGCGGACGTTGAGACCGGCCTCGTCACGGCCGTCGATCACCCCGTCGCGGTTGCTGTCGAGGATGCCGAAGATCGCCCGCTTCGCGATGAGGTAGCGGGCGCAATCCGTCGCAAAGCCGGGGCGGGGGGTCTCGTGAAAGATGTCGCCGGAGCACGAATCGTTTCCGAAGCGTCTCAGCGGCTCCTGGGCGCTGTCGGCCTCGCCCTTCGGGTTTAGGCGCATGCTGCCCGAGAGGTCGAGAACGATCAGGGCGTCGGGGGGAACGGCGGCGAAGAGCGCCTGATCGCCGGTGTTCTCGGCGAGGGCCGGGCCGAGGCAAACCAAGGCGCCCAGGAGGGCGGCAAGCGCGGCGCGCACGAAGCGGCACATGGCGGATACCTCCATCGACGCTCGGGCATCGAGCGCAGAGGTCCCCCGGAATGAACCCTGGACGCACATCCCGGCCTGCCGGTTGTCGGCTCGTTCCCGCCGTCCGCGCAATCCGAAGGAAAGGTTGTGTGAAGGAGGGAGGGCTGAGGGGCGGGACCGTTCTCGGGTCCCGCCCGAAGTCGGCTGGACTCTATCGTATCAGGCGGCAGGGGTCAAGCGGTTTCTCGACATCCGCCACCGGGACCGTTCTCACTGGAACCGCCGGTCTCGC
Proteins encoded in this region:
- the ffh gene encoding signal recognition particle protein: MFENLTEKLDGIFRKLKSRGRLDEENIRESLKEIRMALLEADVNFRVVKDFVEDVRARAVGQEVLESLTPGQQVVKIVHDRLVELMGGAGSQWLKLADRFPNPVMLVGLQGCGKTTTAAKLARLTMGQGRRTALVSTDVYRPAAIDQLRVLGESLGAGVLQPAGTRDPVEIARRAMAEAESQGYDILILDTAGRLHIDQAMMDELRRIKAEINPSEILLVADAMTGQDAVGVAQKFNEALAIDGVILTKMDGDARGGAALSLRAVTGKPIKFVGVGEKTDALEVFHPERMASRILGMGDILTLVEKAQSAIDVREARELEKKIRKDTFTLEDFRDQLQKMRKMGSLKDMLGMIPGLGKLKALKDVDPDEKELVRTMAIIDSMTKKERANHLIIDGSRRKRIARGSGTSVQDVNRLLKNYVEMRKMMKKMMRPGGKDALRRGFFRP
- a CDS encoding arginine--tRNA ligase produces the protein MKERIIKLLEESTAQCRSEGLFEVQSLPFIELEVTRDESHGDYASNVAMVIASQARKNPRTIAQAIVSKLKDDGGLLSKVEIAGPGFINFFIREECWRGRLLDIERLGDRFGTLDIGAGRKVQVEFVSANPTGPLHIGHARGAVTGDVIANILKASGHDVVKEYYINDVGNQMRTLGRSVYLRYREALGEAIDFPPDHYQGDYIAGLAREILARDGDRYAARPEDEVLPFFTSYAAGSIMQGIKDDLAAFGVLFDCYFSEGTLYENDGVMRILEQLREKGHVYREGDTLWFRSTAFGDEKDRVVIRDTGTPTYFAADIAYHKNKFDRGFDTVIDVWGADHHGYIPRLKASIEALGGNKDALRIVLVQLVSLLRDGKPVAMSTRAGEYVTLRQVIDEVGKDAARYNFLMRRSDSQLDFDLEVAKRQSNENPVYYVQYAHARISSIVRMAAERGMEVPAGENAALHRLQLPEEMQLIKSISRYPEVIEGAAKALEPHRVTFFLNELAGIFHSYYNKNRVITDDAELSRARLFLVHAIGQVLRNALGVLGVSAPEKM
- a CDS encoding prepilin-type N-terminal cleavage/methylation domain-containing protein; amino-acid sequence: MKTGRRRTPGGFTLVELVMAAAVGLVILAAVLSAVMAGQRSAAGIERRVSTGQDARIALEVMGAELRMVSYNPLYAAGLWVDPDSCEPAKDQDRRGIQEATASSITIETDLDADGLCGSSPSEIIRYAYDENTARVTRETIRCSAGRRTSSGAQPFLGPIPSNAAVRTLRVVNGAVPLFRYYDGTGAEVVNLPDGVPRIRRIEIALIVESAEADPRTGQPRRMAFSTSVVPKNHGVRF